A genomic window from Papio anubis isolate 15944 unplaced genomic scaffold, Panubis1.0 scaffold301, whole genome shotgun sequence includes:
- the LOC116268645 gene encoding uncharacterized protein LOC116268645 → MRGIRKLNSIPGDFRVAIPAAPGSSRGGAGRVQLGANRPGALAFRSPPRPCSAAWAPKLQSALCAGSSCLATPEPTRAPSIAEPGPGVPGAAAKPGILPGGGGCTGARTENLALNPIGVTA, encoded by the coding sequence ATGCGTGGGATAAGAAAACTTAACTCCATCCCCGGTGACTTCAGAGTGGCCATTCCAGCTGCTCCAGGCTCCAGCAGAGGAGGAGCGGGGCGGGTCCAGTTGGGGGCCAACAGGCCTGGCGCGCTCGCATTCCGGAGCCCACCCAGACCATGTTCCGCAGCCTGGGCGCCCAAGCTGCAGTCCGCTCTGTGTGCAGGCAGCAGCTGCCTGGCAACTCCCGAGCCTACTCGCGCTCCCAGCATCGCAGAACCAGGACCAGGTGTACCGGGGGCCGCGGCCAAGCCAGGCATTCTgcccggcggcggcggctgcaCAGGGGCGAGAACTGAGAACCTGGCGCTCAACCCCATCGGGGTGACTGCCTAG